The DNA region CTTCACGCTTCAAGCAGTTGTACGAGCGCACCGTGAGATGCAGGTCCTCGATCGGCAGCCCGAGCGAGGCGATGTTATTCGTGGCAGCGGCGACCGAGCCGATCTCGATCCCCTCGGCAGCGAGGTTCAGCTCCCGAGCGAGGCCGAACAACTCCACCAGCGTCTTGCCAGCAGAGGCGACGGCATCGCGGGGGGTGATGGAACTCTTTGTCTCCACGTCCAGGATGAGCCGGTCGAAGTCTGTGCGCTGCTCGACACGAGTGGCCTCCACTTGGTAAGTCACCTTGAGCACGGGGGAGTAGATCGAGTCCACAGGAATCCGGCCGATCTCGGCGCCGGAGTCCTTGTTCTGCACGGCCGGAACGTAGCCTCGGCCACGTTCGACGACGAGCTCCATCTCCAACTTGCCCTTGTCGTTGAGCGTCGCGATGTGCGTCTCGGGTTTGGTGATCGTCACACCAGCAGGCGCCACGATGTCAGCGGCGGTCACGGGGCCGGGGCCCTGCTTGCGCAGGTAGAGCGTCGCGGGCTCGTCCTCGACGGAGGAGACCTCAAGCCCCTTCACGTTCAGAACGATCTCGGTCACGTCTTCTTTCACACCGGCGATGGTGGTGAACTCGTGCAGCACGCCGTCAATGCGGATGCTGGTCACAGCCGCTCCCGGAATTGACGACAGCAGAGTGCGCCGCAGGGAGTTGCCGAGCGTGTAGCCGAAGCCGGGCTCTAACGGCTCGATGACGAA from Segniliparus rotundus DSM 44985 includes:
- a CDS encoding DNA-directed RNA polymerase subunit alpha; protein product: MLISQRPVLTEEVVGEYRSRFVIEPLEPGFGYTLGNSLRRTLLSSIPGAAVTSIRIDGVLHEFTTIAGVKEDVTEIVLNVKGLEVSSVEDEPATLYLRKQGPGPVTAADIVAPAGVTITKPETHIATLNDKGKLEMELVVERGRGYVPAVQNKDSGAEIGRIPVDSIYSPVLKVTYQVEATRVEQRTDFDRLILDVETKSSITPRDAVASAGKTLVELFGLARELNLAAEGIEIGSVAAATNNIASLGLPIEDLHLTVRSYNCLKREGVHTIGELVARSESDLLDIRNFGQKSIDEVKLKLYTLGLALKDSPANFDPSNIDFDEDGAWDGDDDQDTEDLDGEDFAETEDL